Genomic DNA from uncultured Acetobacterium sp.:
AAAAATCAAGACCTAAAATCAATATTATTCATATCAATATAGTAAGCTATACCTGCTCGATAAAAATACTAATGGCACTATTGCCCTGGATATCTGTTTTATCTGGATTATTTGGTGAAACTGTAATGCTGATGGTATAACCACTGACGGTTCCTTTCAAGCTGGTTGATTCGGAGATCGTTTCTTCAGCATAGTCTGAAGCGCTGGATAAAAGCGGTTGATAAAAACTTAGGATCTCATCAATGGTATAATCAGAAACGTAGCTGGCTTTCCATCCGGGTTTGCCAGAGGCATTGGTAATCTGATTGGATTCCGAAACACTTTGTACGCCATAGAGAGGGACCAGTTGGCTGGGATAATTTGAAGCCAATAGGCCAGGTTCATCGACATAGATTTCGGCAGCATTCTCGTCAATGACGGTCTGCATTTCCTGAGGAACGGTAATGACTGTGGTAGCGGTTGTATCAGGTTGATTGTTTTTTATGGGATCAGGTTGTTTGGTTACTGATGTAGTACTTGTGTCATTGGTGGATGCTGTTTCATTATTAATCAGCTTTGGCATCATAAAGACAGCGCCGACGATAAGGACTCCAATGAGTAAGACCGAAAGAACGACATAACGTATTTTCATAGTTAACTCCTTTTGTATTTAATCAGCAAGTAATTGAATGGGTATATAAGTATTGCAGTTTGTTTGGCAATTACCTGATCCGATCAGAGATAGGTTGATTATCATTATTATAACCGAGATTCTTAATTTTTAGAATAAAGAATTCAAAAAACTTGATTTTATTAAGGTTATTAGATAAAATATAGAACAGACCTTTTTACTTTTAAAGCATTACAAAAATAAGAAAATTAAATGTTATGACAAGGATGTCTTGTGGGAAGCTATTAACAGAGAGATAATCATTTTGGTGAGAGATTATTAAGAGATACCTCAGGAAGATCACCTTTGAACAGGATTTCTGAGACTGGATTAACCATGGTTAAATCAGGGTAGGAGACCCCGGGGAATCGTTAAATTCAGAGAGTGGGCAGTTTGCTGTCAACTTGGGTGGTACCGCGATTTTTCGTCCCTTGGATTTTTCAGGGGGCGTTTTTTGTGTTTACTCGGTTTTATTTAATCGTATCGTTGAGCACATTTATTTTAGAGTAGTTATTTTTTAGAACTTAATTTATCTAGAACTTAATTTATTCAAAAGAGATGAGAGCATTTGTTTTAGCGTATTTAATTTATAGTATTAAATTCAGAGCATTTACTTAAATCATTTAATTTAACTAAGAGAATTCAATAAGAGAGACTTAATGGAGGTAGAAATTTGGCACAGTTTAAAACACTAATAGAAGGAAAAATCGGCGAAAGAGAAGACAATATCTCAAAACAATGGGAAGCGATGAATCTTTTGCAGAAAACCATTGATAACCGCGAAGGCAAAGAAAATTTTGTCTTTTATGAAGGCCCTCCCACCGCAAATGGTCGCCCGGGGATCCATCACGTTCTGGCCCGGACCCTGAAAGATACCGTTTGTAAATACAAGGTAATGGATGGCTACCGGGTGCTCCGTAAAGGCGGCTGGGATACTCACGGACTACCGGTGGAAATCGAAGTTGAAAAACAACTGGGTTTGTCCAGTAAACCGGAAATCGAAGCCTATGGCATCGATAAGTTCAACGAAAAATGTAAGGAATCCGTCTTCAATTATGAAAGTCAGTGGAAGGAAATGAGCCGCAAAATGGGCTATTTCATTGACATGGAAGATCCCTACATCACTTTGGATAATAATTACATTGAAACCGTTTGGTGGATTCTGGATAAGTTCAATAAAGAAGGCTTTCTTTATGAAGGGCACAAGATCATGCCCTATTGTCCACGTTGTGGCACTGGTCTGGCTTCCCATGAGGTCGCCCAGGGCTATCAGGAAATAAAAAGCAATACCGTCGTCGCCGCATTTAAACGCAAAGATGCCGACGAATACTTTTTAGTCTGGACCACCACCCCCTGGACCTTGGCTGCCAATGTCGCCCTGGCCGTGCATCCGGATGCGGATTACATTAAAGCCCGCAGTAACGATGAAGTTTATATCTGTGCCAAGGTGCTGGCACCCAAATTGCTGGGTGAGGACTACGAAATCCTCGAAGAAATGAAGGGGTCTGCCCTGGAATACGTCGAGTATGACCAGCTGATGCCGTTTGTGAAGCCGGACAAAAAAGCCTTTTTTGTCACCTGTGCCGATTATGTTACCACTGAAGACGGCACCGGGATTGTTCATATCGCTCCAGCTTTTGGGGAAGATGACTACAAGGTCGGCCGTCAATACAATCTGCCCGTCCTGCAGCCGGTAGCGGAAGATGGAAAATATACCGATACCCCCTGGAAGGGTCAGTTTGTTATCGACGCTGATCTGGATATCATCAAATGGCTGAAAGCTGAAGGCAAACTGTTCAAAAAAGAAAAAGTGCTGCATAATTATCCACATTGTTGGCGCTGTAAAACACCGTTATTATATTATGCCAAACCGAGCTGGTACCTAGAAATGACCAAGATTAAAGATACCCTGATCGAAAATAATAACGGCGTGGAATGGTACCCAGATTTTGTCGGCGAAAAACGCTTCGGCAACTGGCTGGAAAACCTCAACGACTGGGCGATCTCCCGCAGCCGCTACTGGGGTACCCCGTTGCCGGTCTGGCGCTGTGACGAATGCGGCAAACTGGAAACCGTCGGTTCCCGCAAAGAACTGGTGGCGCGAGCCGTTGAAAACATTGACGAAAGCATTGAGTTGCACCGTCCTTATGTGGACGATGTTCATTTCACGTGCCTGGATTGTGGCAAAACCATGACCCGGGTCAAAGACGTCATCGACTGCTGGTTTGATTCAGGCTCGATGCCCTTTGCCCAACATCACTACCCGTTTGAAAATAAAGAACTGTGGGAAGAACAATTCCCGGCCGACTTCATCTGTGAAGGGATCGATCAGACACGCGGCTGGTTTTACTCATTGCTGGCGATTTCTTCCTTCGTCACCGGCAAAGCGCCCTACAAAAAGGTGTTAGTCAATGACCTGATCCTTGATGCGGAAGGACAGAAAATGTCCAAAACCAAGGGCAACACCGTTAATCCGTTTGAAATGTTTGAAGAATATGGGGCTGATGCCCTGCGCTGGTATTTACTCTATGTGTCACCAGCTTGGACCCCCACCCGTTTTGATGTCAAGGGGATCAAAGAAGTGCAGAGCAAATTCTTTAACACCCTGAAAAATACCTATCTTTTCTTTGCCCTTTATGCTAACACCGACAACATCGATCCCCGGGAATTCTTTGTGCCATATGCGCAGCGTCCGGAAATCGATGCCTGGATTTTGTCTAAATACAACCGCCTGGTCAAAGAAGTCCGTGAAGAAATGGAAGTCTTCGATTTAACCAAAGCGGTCAAGAAAATCCAGAACTTTGTCAATGAAGATTTATCCAATTGGTACATCCGCCGGAACCGCCGCCGCTTCTGGGGAACCGAACTGACTGAAGATAAAAAAGCCGTTTACAACACCACCTGGGAAGTCCTGGAAGGGGTGGTCCGCCTGTGTGCTCCCTTTGCGCCATATATCACCGAAGAACTCTATCAAAAGCTGACCGACGGCGTTTCGGTCCATCTGGCCGACTATCCAACGGTGAATGAAGAGCTGATTATGGATGCCATTGAAGAACCAATGGATCTGGTTCGGGAACTGGTCAGTCTCGGCCGTGGTGCCAGAGAAGAAGCGCAGATCAAGGTCCGACAACCGCTGTCCAAGATTATTGTTGATGGCAAATACCGGGAAACCCTGGGCGATTTATGCGTCTTGATCGAAGAGGAACTGAATATTAAAAAAGTCGCTTTTGAAGACAATCTGGGTGATTTTATGAACTATGCGTTAAAACCGGACTTCAAGGTCGCCGGCCCGATTCTTGGCAAAAATGTCAAGCTGCTGGGCAAGGCTCTGGCAAGTGTGGAAGCCAGTGAGGTGGTTGCTAAGCTGGAATCTGATGGCAGCTTTGTCATTGAGTTGGATGGGGAAAGCCTCGAACTCCGCAAGGATTTCATCGACATCCGGATTTCCGCCAAAGAAGGCTTTAATGTGCAGATGTTTAACAACAAGTTTATTATTTTAGATACCAGCTTAAATCAGGATTTATTGGATGAAGGTTGTGCCCGGGAATTTGTTTCCCGAATCCAGCAGTTGCGGAAATCCAATGGGTATGAAGTCATGGATCGCATCGACATCACCTATGGCAGTGACGTGCAAATGGATCGGGCGATTGACATCTATACCGATTTTATTAAAACCGAAACCCTGGCCGATACGATCACGATCAAGGCTGGTGTGGGTGAAGTGTTTAACTTGAATGGACATGATACCAGTATTGAACTGACTAAGAAATAGAATTCTGAAAATTTAAACCCCGTTGGAGCAATCAGATGCTCCAGCGGGGTTTAATTATTTTAGCATGGATTACTTTTCTTCAAACTGCGGATAATATCCCAGAAACTGAAAGTACTCGACCTTCTCCTGAATAATCGGCAGCAGGTTAACCAGGGTGTTTTGGGAAATATTGCCGGTAAAGTCAATAAAGAACAGGTATTCCCAGTTCTCTTTTAACAGCGGACGAGATTCGATTTTGCATAAATTTAATGAAAACACTGAAAAAATACCAATGATTTCATAAAGTGCTCCGGGACGATGGGGCAGACGAAAGGCAATGCTGACCCGGCTGGGATTTTCAAACAGTTCAATCTCCCGGGAAATGACCACAAACCGGGTCACATTGGTTTGTGAAAAGTTGATGTTTTCAGCTAAAACTTCCAGGTCATAAATTTCCCCGGCCCGTCGGCTGGCAATGGCGGCCATTCCGGGATCATTTTGCTCGGCCACATGAGCGGCTCCAATGGCGGTATTGTAATAGGGGATACACTGCCAATGGGGGTAATTGTCGAGAAATTCCTGAGATTGGGAAAATCCCTGGGGATGGGAGTATACCGCTTCGATGGTCTCAAAAGTGGCTCCTTTGGGAGCTAACAGACAATGATGAACGCGAATTTCTTCTTCCCCCACAATATAATACTGATAACGGGAAAGTAGATCATAAACAGCGGCAATGGAGCCAGTAGATGAGTTTTCGATGGGAAGCACCCCATAGTCAACCGTTCCTTGATTAAGGGCTGTAAAAACATCCTCAAAGGTTTTAAAGGGAAATAATTCACCGCTGTTTTTAAAAAAAGCCAGACTGGCTTCTTCGCCATAAGAACCCCGGGTGCCGGCATAAGCCACCCGAGGTTCCTTTTTTATCGTTTGAGGATAGGCAGAAAATGCTTGTTTTAAAGCATTTAGTGGAATCGAAGCATTCAAGGGATTAGATTGATTCGTCATCTCAGTAACCAATATTTTCCCCGACCAGAATAATTTTAATCCGACCAGGAGCACGGCTGTGCCTTGTTACGACAATGTTTGCACACATACAGTCGTCCGAGTGACATTGAGCGCAATTTCCGGTATCATAACAGGGTGTTTTGGCATTGATGCGAATCGCATTGACGGGAGCGGCAATATTCTGGGCCCGATAAACGCCGGCAGCCACATTGGCGACCACCTTATTGATACCGGCGATAACGATCACCTGTTCCGGGCCAAAGCACATCAGGGCCACCCGATTGCTGAAGCCATCGACGTTAACCAGTTCGCCATCCATGGTGATGGCATTGGTTCCAGTAATAAAAGTATGCGCTAAAACTCCCTGAGCAACGACTTCTCTTTTTTCCTGATGTGTTTTAGCAAGACTGCGGTCGATATATTGATAATCGCCGTTCTTAACGGCATCAAGTAAGCCAAGTTCCTTAATTGATTCAGAACCGCCGTGGGTGACGGTGACACCCTTGGGAATGAATGACAAAGCGAGCTCCAGAGCCTCATCGGCCGTTTGACAAAAATAACCCTCAAAATTTCGTTTGTTCATTTTTTTAATTAAAGATTTACTGAGATTCAGATAATTATCTTCCTTGTAACCCAAAATATAACCTCCAGAGAAAAGAATAATCTTATTATAATCCAAAGCAATTAAAAAAACAAAATTAAATAAAAAATTTAGGGTATAATAATAAAAAAGATGCAATAAGATAATAAGGAGGATGACATGCATAAGTATAAAGGTATTGTATTTGACTTAGACGGGACACTGGTTAATTCCCTTGAAGATCTAATTGATTCCACCAATGCGATCATGAAATTTCATCAATTTCCAACGCATTCCTATGAAGACGGGAAAAAACTGATTGGACGAGGCATCAGAAATTTAACAAGAGATGCCATGCCGGAAGAACATCGAGATTCTGAAGGATTTGTGAATGAACTGACAGACATGGTGCGGGCGGAGTATGCCAACAATTATTTAAAAAAAACTAAGCCTTATCCAGGAATAACGAAACTGTTGGATTACTTGACAGCAAATGAGATTCCTTTTGGGGTTTGTACCAACAAACCTGATCGGGAGGCAAAAGCTTTGGTTAGAGGGCTGTTTAGAGATTATCATTTTGTCGATGTGGTGGGTTTTACTAAAGAGGATCTCAGAAAACCAAATCCAGCCACGACCCTGGCCCTGGCTGAAAAAATGGGCGTAAAACCCGAAGAATGTCTCTATGTCGGCGATTCTACCGTTGACTACGAAACCGCCGTCAACGCCGGGATGCTGCCGGTTTTATGTACATGGGGATTTGAGTCGTTTGAAGTGATAACTCAGTTTGATGATGCGATCTGGCTTCATAATCCGATGCGGATTGTGGATGCCCTGAGATATGGGATGGAAATGTATGCGGTGTTTAATGAAAACCCAGATCCAGATCCGAATGCACATAAGAGACGACCATGATAAAAGCAGATTGAAAAAGAATTTATGTAGATAAATACTTAAGAAATGTAAACGATAAACAAAATGTAAACGAAAATCAAAATTACATGTTGACAAAAAAACCAGGTATTGTTATAATAAAAAATTTTACTTTTCACCATATCTGTGTTATACTAATGTAGAGAAAACCACAGAGAGGTGAAGTTCATGCCAAAAGCAACCATTATGGACATTAGACGCGAGGTGGAAAATTATCTTGGCAGACGAGTCAAACTTGAAGCGCATAAAAGCAAGAAAAAACTCTACCAAAAAGAAGGGGTAATTGAAAGCACTTATCCCAGTATTTTTACCGTAAGAGTTCAAGAGGATAAAAGAAAAGAACAGAAATTGTCTTTTAGTTATTCCGATCTTTTAACTCAAAGTGTAAAAATTGTATTACTAGATGAGGATGAAACTGACGGCGCACTGTTAGTTTCATAATGACAACATAAAAAAGTTCCACATTAGGAGAAGAACTTAGGTTCTTCTTTTTTTGTTGTCTTAAATAGTAGGCATTTTATTGAACCGATGGTATAATAACCGGGTATTGAAAAAATTGGAGATAAAAAATGAATGATAAGAACTTAAAAATAGAATCAGAAATAGGAAAATTGAAAAAGGTGCTGATCCACCGACCAGGGAAAGAACTGGAACGCATTGTCCCGGATTCCCTGAAAGAATTATTATTTGAAGATATTCCCTGGCTCAAACGGATGCAGGAAGAACACGATTCATTTGCCAACATTCTTAGAATGCGGGGAGCTGAAGTCTTTTATGTGGAAGACTTATTAAAAGATATTTTGAAAAATACCGCTATCCGGGAAAACCTGATTGCTGAAGTCATCGATAAGAATCCTTCTTCGGGCAACTACATTGACGGCTTTTTAAATGAGTATTTAATGTCGCTGGACAGCGATGCCCTGGGCGACGCCCTGATTGCCGGGGTTCTGCAAAAAGAGCTGGATCATCTGGAACGGCACCGGGTGCTGACCGATTATCTGAAAGGGCCGGAACCCTACGCCTTTTACTTAAACCCGTTGCCTAATTTATATTTCATGCGGGATCCAGCGGTAACCATTCACGATGGGATGAGTATTTCGGCCATGGCGACCCGCACCAGAAAACGGGAAAGCCGCTACATGTCAGCGATTTATGAACATCACCCGATGTTTGCCAGTTGTACGAATAAAACCTTTTACCAAGATACCAATTTCTTTTCGGTGGAGGGTGGCGATGTCCTAATTTTGAGTCCCACCGTAGTGGCCGTTGGCTGCAGCGAACGCACCGAGGTCCAGGGGGTGGAAGAGCTGGCTAAAAACCTCTTTAATGCCGATCTGGGCATTGAAAAGGTATTAGCCGTAAAAATCCCCAGCAACCGAGCCTTTATGCATCTGGACACCGTTTTTACAATGGTGGACTATGATAAGTTCATTGTCTACCCGGGGATTCTGGAGCAGGTAGAAACCGTCATCATGACCCCCGGTAAAAAAGATTATTTACATTATGAACGCAAAGACAGTTTAACCGATGCCCTTAAATCAGTACTTAATTTACCGGCCATCAGCCTGATTCAAAGCGGTGGTGGCAACCCGGTTGCCGCCGCCCGGGAACAATGGAATGACAGCACCAATACCCTGGCCATTGCCCCTGGCGTCATCGTCGCCTATGCCCGTAATGAACGCTCCAATGAGGTGCTTCAGGAAAACGGCATCGAAGTGATCGGGATTGAAGCCTCGGAACTGGTCCGTGGCCGCGGCGGCCCCCGCTGTATGACCATGCCCTTATACCGAGATTCATTTTAGTTTGAGTCTCTTATTTAAAAGAGAAAGATTTACCTTGTTAAACAGTCAGATTATCAGTTAAAATAAACTTAAAAGAAGAGATAAACGGAGGAAGCGCTATGAACTTAAAAGGACGTCATTTATTGACCTTGAAGGATTTTTCACCAGAAGAAATACAGTATCTAATTGATTATGCAGCAGCATTAAAAGCCAAGAAAAAATCGGGGGAGGTGGGGACGCTTCTCAAGGGCAAAAACATTGTGCTTCTTTTTGAAAAGACCTCTACCCGAACCCGCTGTGCCTTTGAAGTGGCCGCCTTTGACGAGGGTGCCAATGTCACCTTTTTAACCAACAGTCAAATGGGTAAAAAAGAATCCATCGAAGATACCGCCATCGTTTTAGGCCGTTTTTATGATGGGATTGAATTCCGTGGCTTTGAACAGAAAACCGTCGAAATTCTGGCCGAACGTTCCGGGGTACCAGTCTGGAATGGCCTGACCGATGAGGACCATCCCACCCAGGTGTTGGCCGATATGCTGACCATTCAGGAAAACTTTGGCAGTGTTAAAGGAAAACGACTGGTTTTTGTCGGTGATGCCCGCAACAACATGGGGAACGCGCTGATGATCGGCTGTGCCAAACTAGGCATGCATTTTGTAGCCGTGGCCCCAGAAACGCTGTTCCCGGAAGAAACATTAGTTGCTGAAATGAAAGCCCTGTGCGAAACTACCGGCGGTTCGATTACCCTTAGTGCCAATATTAAAGCCGGGGTTAAAGATGCCGACGTGATCTACACCGACGTCTGGGTATCCATGGGTGAAGAAGCTCAGATGGCCGATCGCATTAAACTGCTGTCGCCTTACCAGGTGAATATGGAGATGATCAAAGCCACCGGCAATGATGACGTGATCTTCCTCCATTGTTTACCAGCCTTCCACGATCTGGAAACCACCGTTGCCCAGGATGTCAAAGAAAAATTCGGCCTGGACGAAATGGAAGTCACCGATGAGGTGTTTAGAAGTAAGCATTCAGTTGTTTTTGACGAAGCCGAGAATCGGATGCATACGATCAAAGCCGTCATGGTATCTTCTCTGGTTGGTGCCTAGTACTCGAGGTTTCGATCAACCAGAACAGAGCAGAAAGCTAAACAGAAAGATATTATTAACTCGATTTACAACCAGGAGATTAAGAATAAATGGAAATTAAAGATATCAGAAAATTACAAAATGGCTCGGATGTCCGGGGGGTTGCTCTTGAGGGGGTGGCCGGTGAAGACGTCACTTTCACCCAGGACATGGCGATGAAGATTGCTTTTTCTTTTGCCACCTGGTTAGAAAATAAAAATAAATCAGAGAAAGCGCCGCTGACCTTTGCCATCGGGCGGGACAGCCGACTATCAGGCGAATACCTGGCTCAGGCGGTCGCCCTGGGTCTGGTCAGCAAGGGGAATAAGGTTTATCAATGCGGCATTGCCACCACTCCGGCGATGTTTATGACCACCATCGATCCGGTTATTGTCGCTGACGGCGCCGTGATGGTCACCGCCAGTCATCTACCTTTTAACCGCAATGGCCTGAAGTTTTTTACTCGCGACGGTGGCCTTAATAAAGAGGATATCACTGCGATTTTAGAAATGGCGGAGACCATCGAAACCGGCTTTACCCCTGGTGGACAGGCAGTGGAATATGATTTTCTACCCTCGTATTCCAAAAACATCGTCACGCTGATTCGTGAAAAAACCGGGGTCGAACAGCCCTTAGCCGGTGCAAAGATTGTGGTTGATGCCGGTAACGGCGCCGGCGGCTTTTTTGTCGACCAGGTGTTAAAGCCGTTAGGCGCTGACACCAAGGGCAGCCAATATCTCGATCCCGACGGCAATTTTCCCAATCACGTGCCCAACCCGGAAGATGCGGTCGCCATTGACCATATCACCAAAGCGGTGCTGGACAATCAGGCCGATCTGGGGATCATCTTTGATACCGATGTGGACCGGGCAGCAATTATCGACGAAAAAGGCCAGGCCATTAATCGCAACGGCTTTATCGCCTTTATCGCCAGCATGCTGCTGGCTGACTATCCGGGTTCCACCATTGTCACCGATTCGATTACGTCCACCGGGTTAACCGAGTATATTGAAAGCCGTGGTGGGAAACACCATCGCTTTAAGCGGGGCTATAAAAATGTCATCAACGAGGCCATCCGGTTAAATCAGGCGGGCATTGAAACCCATCTGGCTATGGAAACCAGCGGCCACGGAGCGATCAAAGAAAACTATTTTCTCGATGATGGTGCCTACCTGGTCACGATGGCGCTGATCAAGTTTGCCGAATTGCACCAGGCCGGTAAACCGATCAGTTCGTTTCTGGAAGGCTTAAAGGAACCGGCCGAGGCCAAAGAAATCCGGCTTAAGATCACCACCCCGGATTTTAAAGCCTATGGCGAAAAAGTTTTAGCCGAATTTGAAGCATTTGCCACCAGCCAGCCCGGCTGGACAGTGGTGCAGCCAAATTATGAAGGCGTTCGGGTGAGCTGTGACAGCACCGCCGGAAATGGCTGGTGCCTGCTGAGGATGTCCCTTCACGATCCGATTATGCCACTGAATATTGAATCCGACTCGGTCGGCGGCTGTGCGATCATCGAGGCAACACTGATAGAATATCTGCAGCAATACGAAGCGTTAGCTTAATAAAAAAAATGATATATAAAAAATGACATAATAAAAAAGCAGGATGGACAAAACCATCCTGCTTTTTTTTATTGAAATTTATAAATTACGACTCATCAATCTCCAATCCGGCGACAAATCCGTCAATCAGATCCATATGCTGGGACATCGCCCACGCGGCATTTAACTGTTCTTTGTTGCCGAGGGCGTTCAAGATTTTACGATGCTGTTGATCGATAATCGGGCCCCGCTCGGTATCATCGAGAATGGCAATTCGGATATCCTTGATCAGGGCTTCAATCAGGCTTGCCGAAGACAGCAAGACGTTGTGAATCATTTTATTCTCCGAGGCCATGGCGATTTCGTAGTGGAAGCGCTTATCCAGTTCGGCCCGGACGGCCTCATCGGTTTCGGTTTCAATGGCATCACAGATTTTTTCCAGACTGGCAAAGCGTTCCGGGGTCATTTTTTTGGCCGCCAGCTTGGCCGCCTCGGTTTCCAGGGCCCGGCGGAGTTCCTGAACCTCTCGTAATTCGCCCTTGCTCAGCCAAAACATAATGGTCAGCGGTTGAGTCAGGGTATCTTCAAAATTCTCGGCAATAAAATTACCTTCGCCCTGCTGGCAGACCACCAGACCGATCATCTCCAGCGCCCGAATCGCCTCCCGGATCGTCGCCCGAGAAACCCCCAGCTGTTCAGCCCATTGCCGTTCCGAGGGCAGGCGGTCACCGCTTTTTAAATTACCATTAATGATGTTTTCTTTAATCTGCTCGAGGATCTGCAAATATATTTTTTTTTGCGCAATTTCTTTAAACATATAAATATTTCACTTCATTTCATTTGATTTTTTATGAATGCCTAATAATTGAACATTGTATCACAGTCGAATTTAAAATTCAAAAACATAAAAATAAAAAAATATGAAAACGTTATTTTAATGCTTGACAAAAATTTACGAAACAAATATAATAATCACAGGTTAGTGGTCTGACCACTAGACCAGTAGTGGAATTTTATCAAAAAAGAATTGCTTTGACTTTGAATGGGTTTAAGAGGGTTAATCAGTTATGACGAGCTGAGCAAGAATCAGTGAATTGCGAAAGGACTGAGGGTATGTCAGGTTGTCGACAAACAAATGTGACAGCTGAACAGTGTTAGTTAATTGTCCGCCAACAAAAGATTAACAATGAAGTAGCGAGAGCGTTTGTGGACAACCTCACATAAAACAACAGCTCACCTGCTGTCTGTGCGTCAGCCAGACAGCAACACTTTTCGCAAGGCGATGGCAAGAATTTAATTATTATTTTACTAAATTAATTTAATGGAGGGCGAGTATGAAAATACTGGTATGTATCAAACAGGTTCCCGGAACATCCAACGTCGAAGTGGATCCGGAAACAGGTGTCCTGATTCGTGATGGGGTTGAATCAAAATTGAATCCCTATGATTTATTTGGTTTGGAAACCGCGTTTCGGCTAAAAGAACAATTGGGAGGCACCATTACCACCTTATCGATGGGGCCGATGCAAAGTAAAGAAGTTTTACTGGAATCCTTTTATATGGGCGCTGATGAGGGCTGTTTGTTATCCGACCGGAAATTCGGCGGTGCTGATGTGGTTGCCACCAGTTATACATTAGCCCAAGGCGCCAAAAGACTGGGCGACTTTGATCTGATCATCTGCGGCAAGCAGACCACCGACGGCGATACTGCCCAGGTTGGCCCGGAAATGGCCGAGTTTTTAGGAATTCCCCATGTCACCAACGTGATCAAAATTCTGGTGGCTGATGAAAAGGGTCTGACTCTGCAGATGA
This window encodes:
- the ileS gene encoding isoleucine--tRNA ligase, with amino-acid sequence MAQFKTLIEGKIGEREDNISKQWEAMNLLQKTIDNREGKENFVFYEGPPTANGRPGIHHVLARTLKDTVCKYKVMDGYRVLRKGGWDTHGLPVEIEVEKQLGLSSKPEIEAYGIDKFNEKCKESVFNYESQWKEMSRKMGYFIDMEDPYITLDNNYIETVWWILDKFNKEGFLYEGHKIMPYCPRCGTGLASHEVAQGYQEIKSNTVVAAFKRKDADEYFLVWTTTPWTLAANVALAVHPDADYIKARSNDEVYICAKVLAPKLLGEDYEILEEMKGSALEYVEYDQLMPFVKPDKKAFFVTCADYVTTEDGTGIVHIAPAFGEDDYKVGRQYNLPVLQPVAEDGKYTDTPWKGQFVIDADLDIIKWLKAEGKLFKKEKVLHNYPHCWRCKTPLLYYAKPSWYLEMTKIKDTLIENNNGVEWYPDFVGEKRFGNWLENLNDWAISRSRYWGTPLPVWRCDECGKLETVGSRKELVARAVENIDESIELHRPYVDDVHFTCLDCGKTMTRVKDVIDCWFDSGSMPFAQHHYPFENKELWEEQFPADFICEGIDQTRGWFYSLLAISSFVTGKAPYKKVLVNDLILDAEGQKMSKTKGNTVNPFEMFEEYGADALRWYLLYVSPAWTPTRFDVKGIKEVQSKFFNTLKNTYLFFALYANTDNIDPREFFVPYAQRPEIDAWILSKYNRLVKEVREEMEVFDLTKAVKKIQNFVNEDLSNWYIRRNRRRFWGTELTEDKKAVYNTTWEVLEGVVRLCAPFAPYITEELYQKLTDGVSVHLADYPTVNEELIMDAIEEPMDLVRELVSLGRGAREEAQIKVRQPLSKIIVDGKYRETLGDLCVLIEEELNIKKVAFEDNLGDFMNYALKPDFKVAGPILGKNVKLLGKALASVEASEVVAKLESDGSFVIELDGESLELRKDFIDIRISAKEGFNVQMFNNKFIILDTSLNQDLLDEGCAREFVSRIQQLRKSNGYEVMDRIDITYGSDVQMDRAIDIYTDFIKTETLADTITIKAGVGEVFNLNGHDTSIELTKK
- a CDS encoding HAD family hydrolase translates to MHKYKGIVFDLDGTLVNSLEDLIDSTNAIMKFHQFPTHSYEDGKKLIGRGIRNLTRDAMPEEHRDSEGFVNELTDMVRAEYANNYLKKTKPYPGITKLLDYLTANEIPFGVCTNKPDREAKALVRGLFRDYHFVDVVGFTKEDLRKPNPATTLALAEKMGVKPEECLYVGDSTVDYETAVNAGMLPVLCTWGFESFEVITQFDDAIWLHNPMRIVDALRYGMEMYAVFNENPDPDPNAHKRRP
- the arcA gene encoding arginine deiminase codes for the protein MNDKNLKIESEIGKLKKVLIHRPGKELERIVPDSLKELLFEDIPWLKRMQEEHDSFANILRMRGAEVFYVEDLLKDILKNTAIRENLIAEVIDKNPSSGNYIDGFLNEYLMSLDSDALGDALIAGVLQKELDHLERHRVLTDYLKGPEPYAFYLNPLPNLYFMRDPAVTIHDGMSISAMATRTRKRESRYMSAIYEHHPMFASCTNKTFYQDTNFFSVEGGDVLILSPTVVAVGCSERTEVQGVEELAKNLFNADLGIEKVLAVKIPSNRAFMHLDTVFTMVDYDKFIVYPGILEQVETVIMTPGKKDYLHYERKDSLTDALKSVLNLPAISLIQSGGGNPVAAAREQWNDSTNTLAIAPGVIVAYARNERSNEVLQENGIEVIGIEASELVRGRGGPRCMTMPLYRDSF
- a CDS encoding Veg family protein — its product is MPKATIMDIRREVENYLGRRVKLEAHKSKKKLYQKEGVIESTYPSIFTVRVQEDKRKEQKLSFSYSDLLTQSVKIVLLDEDETDGALLVS
- a CDS encoding lactate utilization protein, with amino-acid sequence MGYKEDNYLNLSKSLIKKMNKRNFEGYFCQTADEALELALSFIPKGVTVTHGGSESIKELGLLDAVKNGDYQYIDRSLAKTHQEKREVVAQGVLAHTFITGTNAITMDGELVNVDGFSNRVALMCFGPEQVIVIAGINKVVANVAAGVYRAQNIAAPVNAIRINAKTPCYDTGNCAQCHSDDCMCANIVVTRHSRAPGRIKIILVGENIGY
- the pheA gene encoding prephenate dehydratase — protein: MTNQSNPLNASIPLNALKQAFSAYPQTIKKEPRVAYAGTRGSYGEEASLAFFKNSGELFPFKTFEDVFTALNQGTVDYGVLPIENSSTGSIAAVYDLLSRYQYYIVGEEEIRVHHCLLAPKGATFETIEAVYSHPQGFSQSQEFLDNYPHWQCIPYYNTAIGAAHVAEQNDPGMAAIASRRAGEIYDLEVLAENINFSQTNVTRFVVISREIELFENPSRVSIAFRLPHRPGALYEIIGIFSVFSLNLCKIESRPLLKENWEYLFFIDFTGNISQNTLVNLLPIIQEKVEYFQFLGYYPQFEEK